A window of Fundulus heteroclitus isolate FHET01 chromosome 15, MU-UCD_Fhet_4.1, whole genome shotgun sequence contains these coding sequences:
- the LOC105930693 gene encoding radial spoke head protein 3 homolog, translated as MYDRRVVRGNSLGQQPNPRQTEQSDPAAVQRQQALKRRAIARRQAREQLRTKTPDALQGRQHVDVQTELYLEELSNIIQTTDIECQTDDFMDRPATPLFIPAKSGVDAETQIEEGELFDFDLEVQPVLEVLVGKTIEQSLLEVMEEEELACLRTQQRVFQELRNNELAEVQRLQEQERRRREEKERRVAQQKEVLMKERETAEKIAARVFSQQYLAGLLPSVFTSLRNHGYFYDYVEKDIEVNFLPWLMAEVNNQLQKRYTARELLDTIIYEVTQKRLEEFRRLETDQQSSDP; from the exons ATGTATGACCGTCGAGTTGTCAGAGGAAATTCCCTCGGCCAGCAGCCAAACCCAAGA CAGACCGAACAATCAGACCCTGCTGCGGTCCAGCGGCAGCAGGCGTTAAAAAGGAGAGCTATTGCGCGGAGACAGGCCAGGGAGCAGCTAAGAACCAAGACTCCCGACGCTCTGCAGGGTAGACAACATGTCGACGTGCAAACGG AGCTTTACCTCGAAGAACTGAGCAACATCATTCAAACTACGGACATTGAATGTCAGACCGACGACTTCATGGACAGACCAGCGACTCCGCTCTTCATTCCCGCCAAGTCTGGGGTGGATGCTGAAACCCAGATAGAGGAGGGAGAA CTGTTTGACTTCGACCTGGAGGTGCAGCCTGTCTTGGAGGTCCTGGTGGGGAAGACGATTGAACAGTCCCTGCTGgaggtgatggaggaggaggagctggcctGCCTGAGGACCCAGCAGAGGGTCTTCCAGGAGCTCCGAAACAACGAGCTGGCAGAGGTCCAGCGTCTGCAGGAGCAGGAGAGACGCCGCCGAGAGGAGAAA GAGCGTAGAGTTGCCCAACAGAAGGAGGTGCTGATGAAAGAGCGGGAGACGGCGGAGAAGATCGCCGCCCGGGTGTTCAGCCAGCAGTACCTGGCTGGGCtcctcccttcagtcttcaccTCTCTGAGAAACCACGGCTACTTTTATGACTACGTGGAGAAAG ATATTGAGGTAAATTTTCTCCCGTGGCTCATGGCTGAGGTCAACAACCAACTACAGAAGAGATACACTGCAAGAGAGCTGCTGGACA CCATCATCTATGAGGTCACTCAGAAAAGGCTGGAGGAGTTCAGACGTCTGGAGACCGATCAACAGAGCTCTGATCCATGA